From a region of the Balaenoptera ricei isolate mBalRic1 chromosome 11, mBalRic1.hap2, whole genome shotgun sequence genome:
- the PSORS1C2 gene encoding psoriasis susceptibility 1 candidate gene 2 protein has protein sequence MRRERNEVLKSEPRGTVVSLTAGEQTRTQTQPTPDFGGQETGKMLNWKLLGILVLCLFCRGISGSGDHPSPSSTEPSEEEGPPTLTQGPPIPGDPWPGVPPLFEDLPPPGPSRPWRDLPESGVWPPVPPRTDPSQPPRPDDPWPAGPQPPENPWPPASKVGHGSQEEPDLDPPQEEYR, from the exons atgaggagagagaggaatgaaGTCCTCAAAAGTGAGCCACGAGGGACAGTGGTGTCCCTTACTGCGGGGGAGCAGACCCG CACCCAGACTCAGCCGACCCCTGACTTTGGGGGCCAGGAGACAGGCAAGATGCTCAACTGGAAGCTCCTGGGGATCCTGGTCCTTTGCCTGTTTTGCCG agGCATCTCAGGCAGCGGAGACCATCCATCTCCCTCATCCACAGAGCCCTCAGAGGAGGAGGGCCCCCCAACATTGACTCAGGGCCCCCCAATCCCTGGTGACCCCTGGCCAGGGGTACCCCCTCTCTTTGAGGACCTTCCACCTCCAGGCCCCAGTCGTCCCTGGAGAGACCTGCCTGAATCTGGAGTCTGGCCTCCTGTACCCCCTAGAACTGATCCCTCTCAACCTCCCCGGCCTGATGACCCCTGGCCAGCAGGACCCCAGCCTCCAGAAAACCCCTGGCCACCTGCCTCTAAGGTGGGCCACGGATCTCAGGAGGAGCCAGATCTTGACCCACCCCAGGAGGAGTACAGATAA